Genomic DNA from Rhizophagus irregularis chromosome 1, complete sequence:
TTTGGCGTATATGGATACTTCAAAACTTGAGATATATCTGGTTGGGTGAGTTTCGGTTGCTTGTTAGGCTTAACAGCCTTATGTAGAATATCATCATCAGAAGGTGTAGAAGAAGAAGGTGCGTGAACATGGCATAAGTACAAAATCTGGTTAGTGCTCCGAATGATACGAGTCGACCCGGGTTAATTTGACCCGACTCGACTTTTAAATCGGGTCAGTACTAACGATTTTTAATGACCCGTGACCCGCATGACCCGACCCGCCGGGTCGGGTTATAAATTTCCTTGACCCGGGTTTGACCCGGGTTTGACCCAGATCGACCCGGATGTTTTTAATTCtggcaaaattataattttggccaaaattaagccaAGAATtagttttaacaaaattaatattaacatagcttaatcagaaaaataaaaaattaacctTTGGCTTttgagaataatatttttctgataGCTTTAGAATTCCAATTTATCTTTGATTTGAATATCTGCTAAATTATTTTGCCTAATTCTttgacttttattatattaaaccaGGTTCAAAAttcgtatttttaattttattttagttaattagtCTAGGAGAAAAATAAGAGCTAGTGTTACATGTTTTGCATAACCATTCATGATACAAATTTCAGGTGGCTACTAGTGGTTAATCACTAAGTTgcctttttttcaaataaaaggaaattaattttgttattattagaagaaaatcTCTCATAATATAAGTTAGTACCCGTTTTACTTAAATGTTCGGGTCTAACCCGGGTTACACGAGTTAAATTATACTCGGTCGAGTCAAGGGTCGGGTTACAAAAATATGAGACCCGAATAAATACGagtcttatatttttttattcagatCGGGTCGAATATTTCCTCAAAACCCGACCCGACTTGACCCGGTAGGAGCACTAAATCTGGTTCATTTGAAGTTTCTTACCAATTGTAAGATAGAAGTTGGACAACAATATTCTCTATAAGCTTAGGTGGCTCTTCTATCATCCTAATTAATAGGAAaagatttttatcataattaaaatcgCCTTCATCATATTTTGATGAATGTACAGTAAAATGGATCAGATTTTTCTAGATATTGCGGTTCAGATTACGTTGATCGGGCATCTTCCatagaataattatatataggtGATCATaacgataattttttaaactcgGTTTATACTCAGTAGTATAAAcgtaagattttttattttattttatttaaccatACAAGCCTGGGAGCTGATTCCTTGCGAAAGTGACTGCTACAAGTATAAACCCAACCTACGCAAAGATCGCACtgcatattatttataaataaacactAGGCATTGCCTGCATTGTACAGAAtagaaaaagagaaagaatagtacttttatttattttatggataGTAAGGAGAAATACAATGAAAATCATAAACTATTCTACTATtctaatgaataaaattgaaaaccATTATAGAACTTCGCCCACCACAAAGAACAAAAGTCCAATGAAGCGGACCTTTActagtaaagaaaaaaactatcTAGGACTCCGACCAAGCCTACATAGGAATCAATGAAAACAGGTGAACAAAagataaaccaaaaaaaagaattcaaacCAAAtcattcatatattttttttttaactataattaGCTACTATACGTAAATATTGTCATGTATAGAATGATGCATTAATATAAGGTCTGTAGTTGTCATAAAAAAGTATGGTAACGATCTCAATTTCTTACAGGAGTTGAgtgataattaattcttttcaaTGAAGGTAAAGTTTCACCATCGTCGGAGCTCATAGATAGCGCATATTCCTCACGCAGGGGTGTTAAAGGACATTTTCGTTTAGGTTCATGTATCCTTTTAAAGTAAATCATCAGATTGTTGATTATTTGTTGATTACGTTCGGTGACTTCGGTCATAGCAAacaaacctttttttattagctcACATGGTGACATCTTTTATGTGAATAGGTCGTACCATCTAAATCGAAAAAAACAATGAGTTAtcttcattaatttaaaaggttCATTATCTCAAACTCCTTTTATTAGTTTTAGATAATACAGTTACACATCCAAAGTTCACAATACAAGAAAATACAATTATCAGCAGTTGATTTCAAGataattaagataattaaaaataattacatactAAATTTATCAGGtgtaatatattacatattagtATTCCTATATTTAACAATTCTTGAATAATAGGTAAGCCAGTATTGTAGTTTCATGTAACTTATAACTCATATAACAAGATATATtagatttttgaaataattatcagttatgattaaaatattaaaatatttatacaattttataaaaatacttcGCAATATGacaatacaaaaaaatccaatatCAGAAATTCGGGAATGGAGTAATGGTCATGGTGGCTGTAGCAATAGATATAAAAGGTACAGTTAAAGATATCTTTGGTGGTAGtcttgatgatattgatgagCGGTGATAATGTTCATGGTGATGATGGTGatgataataagaaaaatatagaagtataatgtaataatgtaAGCTTATTGATAATCTTTTCCtgtaatgataaattttttgaatcataCCTCTCAAATAATGATTTCTTCAATGATGATGTTGTTCATATGTTTTAACGTTAAGATTAATGAAAGATAGTTGTCAATTGACCCAGTTAAAAACAAACTCTAGGACTGTTATCGAACTCGCAATGTACAAAATCGATGTCGAAACAAACAATTAAATGAGTCGGCTACTAACTCACAATTAACAggataaaaatcattaaccACTAGGCTTGATTCGAAACAAGCAAATCATCATGTTCGTCATCGAAATCACAAAGTATAGGATCGATGTCGGACAAACGAATTAATGGGATCGGTTACTAATTCACAATAACGAGGATCGATATCAATCTCACTTATCCTAGAATCGACATCGAAACAAAAAATCAACAGGATCAATTTCGTACTCTCATCCAGCAGGATCGATGTCAAGAACTGCGGGACCGATGTCAAACTCTAGTCGGGATCTTAATTTGCATCAAAGAAATTACAATTGTAATTAAAGAATGgttttaattatcaaaaacaaaattatgaGGATTAAACTTGttcattattgaaattttgcgTAGAAAAtcaattgaaatttgaaaaaaatggatgtggatatgttaaaatttttataaattgattttcagACAATAACTTTATGTTGATTACTTATGCATTTTCAGCATAATAACTTTTTGAATTCAGATttaagtcaaaattaacctaaatacaaatataaaaatattctaaaattaaataacccTATAAAGTATAAACCCTCGGAGTTAAGACGATAACAAAAAGATCTTAAAATTTCTCCCtgtaaaacaaatttttactgTATATGACGTCATTTTTAGAATGCTTGATAGTTATTGTCGATCAATACTATAATAGGAAGGAGATAGGAAGGAGTGATGTTTACGCGTCACCTTATCACGTGCAGCCACGAGTTCAAAAACACTaagtatctgagggacttagaatttttttcgtgccaaaaatttatttgtcacCCGTTATCTGTCACCGTGATCGGCATAACTTGTGTCAGATTTCAGAGGTGCGAATGCTTGGACGGGCATATAATTTTTGAGGGTAGTATAATAGATCTAGCATGCATTCTTGGATGTTCACAGTATATTGAAAACAGCATCATCATCCATGGAACTGAAACTGCATTTGATAAAACGTTTTAAAGCGGACTTTGTTCGATTCATTCATCAAATTCATACAGCAATACCAGCACTGAAAGTTATCGAAAATTATATCGATCCAGACACGTCAGccataataaaatgattaaattcgtcataattatgtattaatgCTATGTTAATAGCAttcaattcaaaatatattactgAGTTTAACCggtatatttttgaatttacaaAGAGAAACCAATCCAATTAATTACGATATGTTCGATTGgaactaaattttaattaaaggaataCTTTGATTTATACTTGGTCTAACTTGGATGATGAAATatacagaaaaaagaaaaatgatagaaTATAAGTCTGGTATAAGAAATTATTCTCAAAATCCGCTAAAGTAAAGCAAATTATTGTGCAAATGAACAGACTTTTTCAAATAAGGAAGTTAACAATGttcatttcattataaatcaCCAATATCGtattatttgataaagaaaataaaatttaaccgATTGGATTTACTGTATcagaaacaaatttttattttatatgtttatttcatcttattttataatttctaatgatatcttttattttaacatgaaaaaaagtgataatatTAAGAAGTTTATGAACAATGTTAATTACAGTATGAGATTAAATGGATagatcaattttctaaaatggtaataaataaattgctCATTAATTGTTTTACAGTATTTGtttttacagtatattaaacagattttaattttttattacccGGAGAACTAGTTGTTGAACTCTTCACATTTTTCCTATTATTACGATTAAATTTAGACTTCACAGCAGATTTAAATAGGCCAATATCAACAATAATGATAATCTATAAtagatgaaatattaattaattgggtttatttcattatttgtttaatttaaaattattgaaaatacatACTCGAAGTTTAagtaataaattgataatcGAAAATGCTTCCTGAATTCGTAAGTGGCAATTTGGCTTTATCAAAGTGGTGGTACCGACTGATTTCATTGACATCACGTATCAATGTATGTTTAAATAGATTCGTCTTCTgctgaaattaaatttacaaatgttattaaaaaattaaaatcgaaCTATTATACACTTATTGATACTTAACGAAATACTTGAATGTTTGTTATTACGAAATCCTATTTTAGCTTGCACCTACGACTAGCAAGCCATATGCCATCATTGCTTCCGCGCCAAAGTTTAACGCTATCCGAATGACGCTTTCCTTTATCTGCGACAAGACGCGATCCCTCCAAAAACATAATTTCAAACTCAATATTGCAAATTGTGGCAATAATCATTGCGTCAGGTTTTTTACCAAATGAACTACATTTCTGTAATTTCCATCTCTCTTTACTATTTTTGCTCTCCATTTCAGAACTAATTAAGAttgtaaattttgaagttaaataataacaatgagGCGAAGGTAATAAGGCGAAGACAATATCTTACGTCGTTACCcgcatataattaaaatttggaaTATCCTTAATTGCTGCACGGATCAACGGTATCACAACATCGGTTAGATAACCATTATTAAACCACTATTGACTTTTTGATTGTGTTtaacataatttaattatcagATCAACAATGGCTATACGAATTTGATTCAAATCATATTCTCATTAAGAATTCCTATATATTGgatttttccaaatatttttcctaTATAAAAACTGTTTAATAAAGATCAAGTATTGACAAAAACATTGCTTACAATACTTACAATGTATGAACAATTCCTTTGGCTACTTCCAACAAGTTTGATTCAGACTCTATCCAATTCTTGTTGTGTCAATAAACATTGTCATCTTCATCAAGAGCATTATAATCGTCGGATGCTTTTAATTGTTGACATAGATCATTGGAAAAAATTCCGGTTTTATGTTTCCGCGTGACTCTGAATATGTACATTATTAAGCAGATTAATATGAAAGATCGAAAAATATAAACTCTACATacaaaaaaagctttttatctttttaagataacattttaaatatattggaCTTATCATCAATTATTTAAGACGACAACGGATTTTCCCAAGTAACGGTATTTATATCGATTGTATTAAGATTCTCCGCAAGTGCAAAATTCAACTCTGCTGTATCTTCATCTGTTATTGGATTctgataaaaataagtaaCGACGTCATTATAAAAGAAACATATAAAGTAATTGAACTTACCATAAGGCTTACCTTAGCTTCATTGACTTGATGTTCTTATCAATCTCATTTTGAACTTGTTCTCAAAAGCATTCATTCTATAAATGTATATAAcgatttttagtaattttttaaaatattgccaAAACCAGATAAACGATTAACATACTTCATGAAGAGCGCCAAGCGCTCGAAGTGAATAAATAGCTTTATATCCATCATTAAACTACAAGCAAAAAAGTATACGTTATAAATACATTGAACTATTTTcggtattattttaataaatcgtGTTTTCAGAAAAACTTATAGTGTGGTCTTCTCATcataattatatctttaagCGCAGAATTATCAAGAAAGACGTCACCCTCTGATTTCAAATAACCAGCGCGGTCCTTCTCAATATTCAAATCTTCAAAAACATCATCAAATGCACGTAGTAACGTTAGACAAAGAATAATGGTCAATCTTCCTTAATATTCATAAAGCAGTAGTTTTCTATCATTATCCTATAACTTTTCCATTGctactaatttctttaataactgtttctttttttaaagtccATCTCCAATATCCTTAAACAAAGGTTACCGATGTGGGATTAAGAATTTCGAAAGAGCTGTTCAAAACAAAATCCTCTACACGATCTACAGTATAATAGTTTTTGAATTGCTTAAAATcatgatagaaaatttttctttacgcgacaaattttttatttgtatctttTCACAAGCTGCAGTCAAGTGCAAATTCCAGaaaaaagtcacgtgattcaATGGAATATtcagcaaaaaataaaattgatgtaTGGTACAAAGAAATATGGAGATAGCAGACTTGGATTTATTGATACATTAGTTAATGGTGATTATGGCAGTAATCAATCAAATGTATTGATAccattatttaacaaaaaaagagtgaaaaaaataattagatgaaataaatgaaaccAACTTAGTTGATTTTTGCATCAGCATCATAAATTTTTAGCGAGATCAGACGAACTAGTATCGCACGGAACTATAATCTCCTAGTTCGATATTTTTTCAATCTGTAATCTTTTAGTTCGATACCgattttacttattttcttatcgagattaaaaaaaaattattaataaattatacgatttattttatttatagttattagCGTTAGGGTCAAAAAATAGCATCATCttaattatacatttattgtATGCGTCCATAAATTTTCTGTAAAGAATATCTAAAATGTAACGAAATTTCCATAACTTTTAATAACTCCACCAAAATATCtgtaaaattcatataaaaaggaataTGGATCTTGTCaatagaaatttttctaatagCAGGTCGAAATTTACGATCCATTATATAAGTATACAGATACTCAGATGAACAAAATTACATAGTCATCAGGAGTTTATCCATTGTTTCTATCCTAACTTggttaatttacaattatcaTCTTCGATATATAGTTCAAACAAATGATCATTATTTTCGACACTTCCAACTACATcaacatattttaaaacaCCTCGTTCTATTGATGAATAACTTTGAGCTGAGACCTTATTTGATAGTATTGATTCCTCCATATATTCACAGATTCCTCAATTAATAGTTTAACTGATCCTTTATTGATAAAGTTCTTTTCTTCTAATTATTAAtccattttctaattttattgtCATTGAATGGAAAATTCCCTTTATCTTTAAGTGATTGGTTTGAATATGCTCAACATCAAAAACTCCAGATAAAAGAGGAGCTTGCTCATCAATATCTAAATACTTTTACCGacagccctataaaaaaagaaaatttggaatttgtcctgaaaagtatggaaaatgtccggaaattttcCGTGCGTCCGGAAAACATTTGGAAACGGTTACGTTTTGGAACACTTTCCGGACGCACAAATTCCAGACATTTTCTTGACACTCCAGAATTTGTTCGGAATTTGTCTAGAATCGAGCGTCcggaaaatgttccaaaacaTGACCATTTCCGAATGTTTTCCGGACGCACGgaaaatttccggacattttccatacttttcaggacaaattccgaattttctttttttatagggcagtGGAAATCACAGTTTCAATAATTGCTTCTCTATACTTAATTTCACTAGTAATATCTAATTCAAACCATCCAAATTTACGAATTTCTTATGTTATAATAGTAGATAAGACGTGCACATGCTTGTAGTCCTGCTTAATCAActcaataatatcaaaatactCTTTAACAGAAGATCTCTcttcctatataaaaaaaatttgaaaacatactaaaattctttcaatataaatttttaattgttaattgtaTTCTTAAtcagataataaatataattctatataaaataacgAATTATAGCACCTCGagcaaaaaattcaaaacttCTAGGTGATTCATTACCATCACGATCATAATATGAATCATTGAATCATCTCAAGCAAGAATTGCAAAGTTTCCAAGGGCTCCATCAAAAATCACCAAATTATGAAACACCTTCAAGAAAGGAGATGCAAATCCTCTAGGGACTTTGATAGCATCACTAAATCATCATATGAAAAACGAAACACCTCAAACAAGAACTTGCAACACCTCTAGGGCGGGGCTTCGGTACCGTCTaacaaaatcatcatataaaaatttgagataataaaaaaattacatttaccTATTTAAGCTTTCTTTtactttcattattatattttacaagtaAGGTACAGAAACTTGAAAAAAGTACACTTGGACTATGTTCGTGAATTTTATAATGTCCATTATAAAATGTTATATGTAATGTATTctttaaaactaaattttgcaagagaaaaaagaaaaaaaataacattacgttaaaaaaaaataccaatttAATAGTGTGgtacgaataaaaaaaaaagaattgctGTAGAACTTTTAGAAAAGATAAATCTTTCTATTCCATAAAAGGATAAATACATCGTTATCGCACGATGAAAGTggcttcttttattttaatattgaattttacacAAATTGCATAGCAGATGCTTATGGACTTTTAAATTACAAGTTATCAATGAACACCAATtcttaaattcaaataaactGGTTCTgtcaatttttatgaaaatgacTGGTCCATTTACGTTTTTATGAAAATAGGTATATATGAAGACATTCGAATTTTCAACactaaatttgttaaaaagcGTATTTATTCCATCACATAAATTTTCTTCGCGGTAATTTCCTAATATGgtcttaaaattattaattaaaccaTTTACATAACGAGATTTCTTGATACCGTCACATTTTCCATCTTTGGAAATACAAAGTCCTCTAAATTTCTTATTGTAATCAGAtttctttctatttttgacgttcaaaaaatttgatcaaaaatTCCGGACATTTTTCCGAGCGAATTCTGACATAATTCAGAaaattgaatttctttttgtttcgGTGTGTGATTTTCAGAGGGACGATCCTGATTCCcgaaattttttactattactaCCTCAAAACATACTAACTTACAAAATCATACTATACTAATATTATGTATACTCTTTTTGTTTTGGTTTGATTTTCAGAGGATCTGGACAATATGGGAGTAAATCACACTAGAATCAATCACTGAGCAACAATACCCCAcacaaattatttgataaaataaattatcagatTACAATCTGATTGGGGGACGATCCTGATTCCCAATGTCcgaaattttattcatttccgaaattttttattaaatcttataATCTTATAAAATAAACCGATAAGATATGCAGCTTGTGTTGCTCTATCATTATAtcagtttagtttttcttaatattacaCAGCTAATATTATTGTCGTTTATAAATGGTTTCgtactaattatattaaataattgtcttaaaaaatttggttttctATCCgcaatgaaataaaataatataaatagaacgtaaattttataaatatcatttttttcattattacatatataatagtaattgactaaaaaatgaaatacttTTCTCTTCTCTTCCCTGTTTTTTTGATACTTCTCTTCCCCACAGTATTTTCACAAGACATATTTACGTTTGTTCTGCATTGTGAACATGAAGAAATATGTGATAAATTGGAACGTGAATTTGCAAATGTTGGAATAATTATTGCTTCCAATTTAGTActaaatactaaaattttagtGGATGTTACTTATGAACCTTTGGATCCAGACGATTTTGGTAAGCAGAATTAATAATGAACTAATAATTgtaatcagatttttttttatttttttattattttttgctaaCGTCTCTTAATAATAGCTGAAACCGAAACAAATCTAATGAAATTTGTTAGCCCAGGAGATCAAGTTGAACGATTATACCCTACAgcattattaaaacaattaaatactGGTATTGATTTTGGAGACGCAGCAGATATTATAATGTCCATTAAttctgtaattaatttttggttTCCAAGTGATGGTGGGGACATTCAACCAGATCAGTATGATGTTTTGGCGACATCTCTGCACGAAATGATGCATGGACTTGGAATTACAACAACATGGAGATTTCCCCCAGATATCGATACATATCTAACACCAAGGCTTAATGGTGTTGAAATTGGTAAAATTAAGGAACCTGTAACATTTGAAGGCTTTTACGAAAGcgtatttgataaaaatctaATCTATATAAATGTTGATGATCCTGATGATGAGAGACGAATCACTGAAATCGCTCAGGATTTAAATGGATTTACTCCAAAGGGTACCGAATTCCCTACCGTGGATGCTTTATTCGATGCATTTACTGCATCAGACCAAGAAAATAATGCCGAACTTATGTTAGAATATGCTACAACTGAATTATCATTACATTTTATACTTCCTGATGAACAAGAACCAGTTTTACTTCATACTACCGAAGAATTTGCAGCTGGAACCAGTATTAGTCATTTTGACCAAGGTGCTTATGAAGATACACctgattttttaatgataccATCCCTGAGACAAGGGGTATCACTTAAAACTCTTATTCAAGATACTGGAGATAATCCTGGAGGAGGTATTGGACCAGAATTGAGATTGGTTTTGAAAACTTTAGggtatatattttcttttgtagttttttttcaggtgtaatttttatttttttttactaatatctttttcgatttttatgattaGTTACACGGTAAACGAAAATCCTCCAATGGGATCAACTAGTACACCTCAGAAGCGCAGATTTACTCGCAGGAACAACCAAAGAAAACCGCTCATtcacttttaattattatacttattattacgcatcatttaatgttattttagtttttttacttcaaatatcatttttattttcttaactATGATATTGTATTCGTATTAGAAAAAGagcatataatttattaaaaggcATATCATAtctatatttgttttattattaagtttgcacatttttttaaaaaaaaatgaatgaactTTTCTCAATTAATGGTGGACGGAcataaatttgtattatataataacgCAAATCTTTACAGGCACAATTTGACTGCACTGAAAATATTCCGATTATGTTGCGAATGTTATTTTAGTCAAAAATTTAGGTATTTAACATAACTGAAAATTTTTAGTCGGTCATCAcatgaaattgaagaattgCTTAGTCTGCTTAGCCAATCTAGCCAATCAGCGTATTTTCATCACGTGAACGAGCGACCCACAAAATTTACGCGTCATTAACGTCAGTTCTCTTTTAGACATTTTCATCTGAACTTCATGTAGGTCTTTCGTAATAAACGAaataggacccagaaatatacaTACAGGAGTAGGGTACACAGATGCGTCGCCATCATAGTGGAATTAGACggagtaaagttttgatttgcgtacaatttaagaatttttcatcCATAGTTAGGTCATCAATATTgcgtattttttatcaaaatatttatatgcaaaaaattagtttgcatatttttgggctaatcttatatatataatatatttactgtatGTTAACCgcattgtaatatatatttagtattaattaaaatttctaagggttaaaagtgaaattttagaaaaatatt
This window encodes:
- a CDS encoding uncharacterized protein (SECRETED:cutsite_VFS-QD; SECRETED:prob_0.9717); SECRETED:SignalP(1-21), encoding MKYFSLLFPVFLILLFPTVFSQDIFTFVLHCEHEEICDKLEREFANVGIIIASNLVLNTKILVDVTYEPLDPDDFAETETNLMKFVSPGDQVERLYPTALLKQLNTGIDFGDAADIIMSINSVINFWFPSDGGDIQPDQYDVLATSLHEMMHGLGITTTWRFPPDIDTYLTPRLNGVEIGKIKEPVTFEGFYESVFDKNLIYINVDDPDDERRITEIAQDLNGFTPKGTEFPTVDALFDAFTASDQENNAELMLEYATTELSLHFILPDEQEPVLLHTTEEFAAGTSISHFDQGAYEDTPDFLMIPSLRQGVSLKTLIQDTGDNPGGGIGPELRLVLKTLGYTVNENPPMGSTSTPQKRRFTRRNNQRKPLIHF